One window of Botrimarina mediterranea genomic DNA carries:
- a CDS encoding bleomycin resistance protein has product MRLTALVPMLPVRNVAVSIAFYEKLGFSVEGQNAPWGWAMLTRDGCRLMLDQSINVHPEAPRMSVVYLYPDDVADFHRSLADNGVAVPELEVTFYGMMEFRIEDPDGNRLWVGELKSQ; this is encoded by the coding sequence ATGCGATTGACGGCCCTCGTCCCGATGCTTCCTGTGCGAAACGTCGCCGTTAGCATCGCGTTCTACGAGAAACTCGGCTTCTCCGTCGAAGGCCAGAACGCCCCGTGGGGTTGGGCGATGCTCACCCGCGACGGTTGCCGGCTGATGCTCGACCAGTCGATCAACGTCCATCCCGAGGCGCCGCGGATGTCGGTCGTCTACCTCTACCCCGACGACGTTGCCGACTTTCATCGCTCCTTAGCCGACAACGGCGTTGCCGTCCCCGAACTCGAAGTCACGTTCTACGGCATGATGGAGTTCCGGATCGAAGACCCGGACGGCAACCGGCTGTGGGTTGGGGAATTGAAATCGCAGTGA
- a CDS encoding iron chaperone, translating to MAKNRPTTIADYIDAAPAAGQTHLRQVYAILQSEAPEAEEAIKWGAPFFIEPRVVYSFAAFKAHCVFAPIEGTLEAFAKELEQHETTKNYLKMPYHELVPEKLLRKMAQHCVKTVSKRRDDAFWA from the coding sequence ATGGCAAAGAACCGCCCCACAACGATCGCCGACTACATCGACGCCGCACCCGCCGCGGGGCAGACGCACTTGCGGCAGGTCTATGCGATCCTTCAGAGCGAGGCGCCCGAGGCCGAGGAAGCGATCAAGTGGGGCGCCCCGTTCTTCATCGAGCCGCGGGTCGTCTACTCGTTCGCTGCATTCAAGGCCCACTGCGTCTTCGCGCCGATCGAGGGGACGCTCGAAGCGTTCGCCAAAGAACTCGAGCAGCACGAGACGACCAAGAACTACCTAAAGATGCCCTACCACGAGCTGGTGCCGGAGAAGTTGCTCCGCAAGATGGCCCAACACTGCGTCAAGACCGTGAGCAAACGCAGGGATGACGCGTTCTGGGCGTAG
- the cobA gene encoding uroporphyrinogen-III C-methyltransferase — protein sequence MSAPPTGRVYLVGAGPGDPELLTLAGARRLREADVVLYDYLANDALLRHASPAAERVSLGRHGAGKLWKQDEINARMIAEARAGRTVVRLKGGDPSVFGRLAEEVAALKAAGIEYAIVPGVTTAVAAGAYAGVTITDRDHASCVALVTGHDRSDSDPSGTADFAKLAAFPGTLVVYMGVTNAPEWSRHLIAAGKAPDTPVTIVRRCSLPDQQTLHGRLGELPTILAPGRMRPPLVVVIGDVAGSSDDANWFTSRPLFSKTVVVTRPAGQGDAMAERLADFGARVIEHPVIEITPPDGFAELDAAIDRLSDYAWVVFSSRNGVEALLQRMQQRNRDARAFGNSRIAAIGSATADALAAWRLNADLVPEEFCAESLAAELSREAASKRILLIRASRGREVLAETLDDAGAEVDQVVAYVSRDITAANPAVIEEIAAGRVDWITATSSAIARSAAVLFGEAIAASPNAPRFAAISPITATALRDAGYEAAAVATDYTADGVIDAMLQQR from the coding sequence GTGTCAGCCCCCCCGACAGGCCGCGTTTACCTCGTCGGCGCCGGGCCGGGTGATCCCGAGCTGCTGACGCTCGCCGGCGCCCGCCGCCTGCGAGAGGCCGACGTCGTCCTCTACGACTACTTGGCCAACGACGCCCTGCTGCGCCACGCCTCACCCGCCGCCGAGCGCGTCAGCCTCGGCCGCCACGGAGCCGGCAAGCTCTGGAAGCAGGACGAGATCAACGCCCGGATGATCGCCGAGGCGCGGGCCGGTCGGACCGTCGTGCGGCTCAAGGGGGGCGACCCGAGCGTCTTCGGTCGTCTGGCGGAAGAGGTCGCCGCCCTCAAGGCGGCGGGCATTGAGTACGCCATCGTCCCCGGCGTGACGACCGCCGTCGCCGCCGGCGCCTACGCGGGCGTCACGATCACCGACCGTGACCACGCCTCGTGCGTTGCGCTCGTCACGGGTCACGACCGCAGCGACAGCGATCCATCGGGCACCGCGGATTTCGCGAAGCTCGCGGCGTTCCCCGGCACACTGGTCGTCTACATGGGCGTGACGAACGCCCCCGAATGGAGCCGTCATCTCATCGCCGCCGGCAAGGCGCCCGACACGCCCGTCACAATCGTCCGCCGTTGCTCGCTCCCCGATCAACAAACCTTGCACGGCAGGCTTGGCGAGTTGCCGACGATCCTTGCGCCGGGGCGGATGCGTCCGCCCCTGGTGGTGGTGATCGGCGACGTCGCGGGTTCGAGCGATGACGCGAATTGGTTCACGAGTCGCCCGCTGTTCAGCAAGACCGTCGTTGTCACGCGCCCCGCTGGTCAGGGCGACGCCATGGCCGAGCGCCTAGCGGACTTCGGCGCTCGAGTGATCGAGCACCCCGTTATCGAGATCACCCCGCCCGACGGCTTCGCTGAACTCGACGCGGCGATCGATCGCCTGAGCGACTACGCCTGGGTGGTGTTCAGCAGCCGCAACGGTGTCGAAGCGTTGCTCCAGCGGATGCAACAGCGCAACCGCGACGCACGGGCGTTCGGCAATTCAAGAATCGCCGCGATCGGCTCCGCCACCGCCGACGCCCTCGCCGCTTGGCGGCTTAACGCGGACCTCGTCCCGGAAGAGTTTTGCGCCGAGTCCCTCGCCGCCGAGCTAAGCCGCGAAGCGGCAAGCAAGAGGATTCTCTTGATCCGCGCCAGCCGCGGGCGCGAGGTCCTCGCCGAAACGCTCGACGACGCCGGCGCCGAGGTCGATCAAGTCGTCGCCTACGTCAGCCGTGACATCACCGCAGCGAATCCGGCCGTGATCGAAGAGATCGCCGCCGGCCGCGTTGATTGGATCACCGCAACCAGTTCGGCCATCGCGCGTTCCGCCGCTGTGTTGTTTGGCGAAGCGATTGCGGCGTCCCCAAACGCGCCACGATTCGCCGCGATCAGCCCGATCACCGCCACGGCGTTAAGGGACGCCGGCTACGAAGCCGCAGCTGTCGCCACGGACTACACCGCCGACGGCGTTATCGACGCGATGTTGCAACAGCGATAG
- a CDS encoding tetratricopeptide repeat protein, producing MEPPPAASGGLSAADRNRLQQVFLRAKKCLERADYAYAHDLFSQCVAEDPGSLIYLQHFRANLAQMHPKTAAAKHSAFSGLPGFGGGRAAVSKLADKGNWREAFTAGCKALKKSPGDVGVIAELGGAAGELGHSDCQLYYLRWALDLSPTDLDVNRQAAAALEKIGEFDQAIGCWLRVQQQKPGDEEASRAISRLSVEKTIDRGGYNPQLLKGAGDVAMPHTGRVAEASARRKYDSPDAEREEQPAEPPQAALTEEELRAAIDANPADPAAYVQLAEMFSSAGRLHDAERLYKKALHVAGGGDLELLEKLEEVYLNRKRDTARVAEQRAQRQQSPAAQKLAEQAQREANLAEVEVFSARAERTPGDPRVQFDFAIRLKRVGNFREAVKPFQAARADKKRAAEAELHLGECFQHIEQHRLAMRSYEAAIAICGEGEWTDLRKLALYRAGVLAMGLKDLDAAEKYLTDLASADFGYRDVSARLDKLATIRKTG from the coding sequence ATGGAACCGCCTCCTGCGGCCTCTGGCGGCCTCTCAGCGGCCGATCGGAATCGGCTGCAACAGGTGTTCCTGAGGGCGAAGAAATGCCTCGAACGGGCCGACTACGCCTACGCCCATGACCTCTTCTCGCAGTGCGTCGCGGAAGACCCCGGTTCGCTGATCTACTTGCAGCACTTCCGCGCGAACCTCGCGCAGATGCACCCCAAGACTGCGGCCGCGAAGCACAGCGCGTTCTCGGGCCTGCCGGGCTTCGGCGGCGGGCGGGCCGCCGTGTCGAAGCTGGCGGACAAGGGCAATTGGCGCGAGGCCTTCACCGCGGGCTGTAAGGCGCTAAAGAAGTCGCCCGGTGACGTGGGCGTCATCGCCGAGCTCGGCGGCGCGGCGGGCGAGCTCGGACACAGCGACTGCCAGCTCTACTACTTGCGGTGGGCGCTCGACCTGTCGCCGACGGACCTCGACGTCAACCGCCAAGCGGCGGCGGCGCTGGAGAAGATCGGCGAGTTCGACCAGGCGATCGGCTGCTGGCTGCGGGTTCAGCAACAAAAGCCCGGGGACGAAGAGGCCTCCCGGGCCATCTCCCGGCTTAGCGTCGAGAAGACGATCGACCGTGGCGGCTACAATCCACAGCTGCTCAAGGGCGCCGGCGACGTGGCGATGCCCCACACCGGGCGGGTCGCCGAGGCGTCGGCGCGGCGGAAGTACGATTCGCCCGACGCGGAACGCGAAGAGCAGCCCGCCGAGCCGCCCCAGGCTGCCCTTACCGAGGAAGAGCTTCGCGCCGCGATCGACGCCAACCCGGCCGACCCCGCCGCGTACGTGCAGCTCGCCGAGATGTTCTCTAGCGCCGGACGGCTGCACGACGCCGAACGGCTCTACAAGAAGGCCCTCCATGTCGCCGGCGGCGGCGACTTGGAACTTTTGGAGAAGCTGGAAGAGGTCTATCTCAACCGCAAACGCGACACGGCCCGGGTCGCCGAGCAACGGGCCCAGCGACAGCAGAGCCCCGCCGCCCAGAAGCTTGCCGAGCAAGCCCAGCGTGAGGCGAACCTGGCCGAGGTCGAGGTCTTCTCCGCCCGGGCCGAACGGACGCCGGGCGATCCGCGGGTGCAGTTTGACTTCGCCATCCGGCTCAAGCGGGTCGGCAACTTCCGCGAGGCGGTGAAGCCCTTCCAGGCGGCCCGAGCCGACAAGAAGCGGGCCGCCGAGGCCGAACTGCACCTGGGAGAGTGCTTCCAGCACATCGAGCAGCACCGTTTGGCGATGCGTAGCTACGAGGCGGCGATCGCGATCTGCGGCGAGGGAGAATGGACCGACCTCCGGAAGCTGGCCTTGTATCGGGCCGGGGTGCTGGCCATGGGGCTCAAGGACCTCGACGCGGCGGAAAAGTACCTGACGGACCTCGCTTCGGCCGATTTTGGGTATCGAGACGTCTCGGCACGGCTAGACAAACTGGCCACGATCCGCAAAACTGGCTGA
- the rpsT gene encoding 30S ribosomal protein S20 produces MPNSASAKKSLRQNQERRLANRSVRSSLRTQIKKVRAAIAAGDAEKCDAEFKTVQKKLDKAAASNLIHDNSAARTKARLTKAIKAVKAKAQG; encoded by the coding sequence ATGCCCAATTCAGCCAGCGCCAAGAAGAGCCTCCGCCAGAACCAGGAGCGTCGCCTCGCCAATCGCAGCGTCCGCTCGAGCCTGCGGACGCAGATCAAGAAGGTCCGCGCTGCGATCGCTGCCGGCGACGCCGAGAAGTGCGACGCCGAGTTCAAGACGGTGCAAAAGAAGCTGGACAAGGCCGCTGCAAGCAACCTGATCCACGACAATAGCGCCGCCCGCACCAAGGCCCGCCTCACCAAGGCGATCAAAGCCGTGAAGGCGAAGGCCCAGGGCTGA
- a CDS encoding dihydroorotate dehydrogenase electron transfer subunit, which produces MPDCQRLDATPLHANHYADGAAFVSAPIIENVQLARDTYRLRFEAPAIADVITPGQFVMVRVAGIDDPLLGRAFALYDTSDDRTTVDVVYLVHGKLTALLATRQPGDLVEVWGPLGNGFTGSRLAGDIEALDHLILVAGGIGYTPFLAAGREALAQKTYGAPSRSRLSASRVTFCYGVRTAAYVAGEQDFRAAGFDLRIASNDGSIGHNGLVTDLLQQALSETTGPSRRVLCCGPEPMMHAVAEVCLASGVRCDVSLETPMACGLGVCFSCVAKVRQPDGEWDYKRTCVEGPVFDASLIEW; this is translated from the coding sequence GTGCCGGACTGCCAACGCCTCGACGCGACGCCGCTACACGCCAATCACTACGCCGACGGCGCGGCGTTCGTTTCGGCGCCGATCATCGAGAACGTCCAGCTCGCGCGCGACACCTATCGTCTGCGCTTCGAGGCGCCGGCGATCGCCGACGTGATCACGCCGGGGCAGTTCGTCATGGTCCGCGTCGCGGGGATCGATGACCCGCTGCTGGGCCGGGCTTTCGCACTCTATGACACCAGCGACGACCGCACGACCGTTGACGTGGTCTACCTAGTTCACGGCAAACTGACCGCGCTGCTTGCGACGCGTCAGCCCGGCGACCTCGTTGAAGTGTGGGGTCCGCTCGGCAATGGTTTCACGGGTTCTCGGTTGGCCGGCGACATTGAGGCGCTCGACCACCTGATCCTCGTCGCCGGCGGCATCGGCTACACGCCGTTCCTCGCCGCGGGCAGGGAAGCCCTCGCCCAAAAGACCTACGGCGCGCCCAGCCGCTCGCGGCTTAGCGCTTCCCGCGTCACCTTCTGCTACGGCGTCCGCACCGCCGCCTACGTCGCTGGTGAGCAAGACTTCCGCGCCGCGGGATTCGACCTTCGCATCGCCAGCAACGACGGCTCGATCGGGCACAACGGCCTGGTGACCGACCTCTTGCAGCAGGCGCTATCAGAGACCACCGGCCCGTCGCGGCGCGTCCTCTGCTGCGGCCCTGAACCAATGATGCACGCCGTCGCCGAAGTCTGCCTCGCCTCCGGCGTGCGTTGCGACGTGTCGCTCGAAACGCCGATGGCCTGCGGCCTAGGCGTCTGCTTCAGTTGCGTCGCCAAAGTGCGCCAGCCCGACGGCGAGTGGGACTACAAACGCACCTGCGTCGAAGGCCCCGTGTTCGACGCCTCGCTCATCGAGTGGTAA
- a CDS encoding pseudouridine synthase → MPKKFAKRSKPSGPSAKKGVGGKGQGGRPKKKGAKKKGPAGRTSYGPPKKRVFRKRPPRPSATPATTGPREDGERLQKVLAAAGVASRRECEELITAGRVHVDGKIVTELGARVDLSKQTVHLDGELLTASKPVYFALNKPTGVVCTARDPAGRPRVTDLLPPNAGRVFAIGRLDMSSEGLILLTNDGELANRITHPRHGVEKLYHVQVAGMPSNEVLAEVRKGVYIDEGRVAFKNVKLKSTRKSSAILEVILDEGRNREIRRVLARVGHKVQKLQRIAVGPVRLGEMPVGAYRELTREEVTALREATTGKHKTIAVEKRPSGPRPDRKRPPRKAAPKKAERPAEGRAIIGGEESKSATERPKRPTARPAKHRPHKHGATGKPTGKPSGKPPIKKGVKKSGGKPFNKSKNKGRGGSGGGKPKGKR, encoded by the coding sequence ATGCCCAAGAAGTTCGCTAAACGATCCAAGCCCAGCGGCCCGTCCGCCAAGAAGGGCGTCGGCGGCAAAGGGCAGGGTGGTCGGCCGAAGAAAAAAGGCGCCAAGAAGAAAGGCCCCGCGGGAAGGACTTCCTACGGCCCGCCGAAGAAGCGTGTCTTCCGCAAACGCCCGCCACGGCCCAGCGCAACGCCGGCAACGACGGGGCCGCGTGAAGACGGCGAGCGTCTGCAAAAGGTCCTCGCCGCGGCGGGCGTCGCCAGTCGGCGTGAGTGCGAAGAGCTGATCACCGCGGGTCGCGTCCATGTGGACGGCAAGATCGTCACCGAGCTCGGCGCCCGCGTCGATCTGTCGAAGCAAACGGTGCATCTCGATGGCGAGTTGCTCACCGCGTCGAAGCCAGTCTACTTCGCCCTGAACAAGCCCACGGGCGTCGTCTGCACGGCGCGCGATCCCGCTGGTCGTCCGCGTGTGACGGACCTCTTGCCGCCGAACGCGGGTCGCGTCTTCGCCATCGGTCGGCTCGACATGTCGAGCGAAGGTCTGATCCTGCTCACCAACGACGGCGAACTCGCCAACCGCATCACCCACCCCCGGCACGGCGTCGAGAAGCTCTACCACGTCCAAGTGGCGGGCATGCCGAGCAACGAGGTGCTCGCCGAGGTTCGTAAGGGCGTCTACATCGATGAGGGCCGCGTCGCGTTCAAGAATGTGAAGCTCAAGAGCACCCGCAAGTCATCGGCGATCCTCGAAGTGATCCTCGACGAGGGTCGCAACCGCGAGATCCGCCGTGTCCTGGCGCGTGTCGGCCACAAGGTGCAGAAGCTTCAGCGCATCGCGGTCGGCCCCGTGCGGCTGGGTGAGATGCCCGTTGGCGCGTACCGCGAACTGACGCGCGAAGAGGTCACGGCCCTGCGTGAAGCGACTACCGGCAAGCACAAGACGATTGCCGTAGAAAAGCGGCCCTCGGGCCCGCGCCCCGATCGCAAGCGACCGCCGCGCAAGGCGGCGCCGAAGAAAGCCGAGCGGCCCGCCGAGGGTCGAGCCATCATTGGCGGGGAAGAATCCAAATCGGCGACGGAGCGTCCTAAACGCCCAACCGCGCGCCCCGCCAAACACCGCCCCCATAAGCACGGCGCCACGGGCAAGCCTACCGGCAAACCTAGTGGCAAGCCGCCCATCAAGAAGGGCGTCAAGAAGTCCGGCGGCAAGCCGTTCAACAAGTCGAAGAACAAAGGCCGCGGCGGCAGTGGTGGCGGCAAGCCGAAGGGCAAGCGTTGA
- a CDS encoding type I phosphomannose isomerase catalytic subunit, which translates to MSCNYPLRLRPILQEYLWGGRRLGELLGKSIGDGPTYAESWEVVDHPDGQSVVENGPLEGKTLGEISKEFPADLYGPITPPERFPLLFKYLDAQKTLSVQVHPNDAQAAKQSPPDLGKTEAWLVIAAEPGGKIYSGLKPGVDRETLAAAIEAGECDKCLYSFEPRPGECVFIPAGTVHALGAGLVIAEIQQASNTTFRLFDWNRVDKDGKPRPLHIEESLAVTDYERGPVGAQKPQACDLRWERLVTSDKFLFSRLRTGSDESLALPNCESFHIVSLVEGSGRLTGEGFDEQLAPGQTLLVPAACPKATFVASEPSTLLDMRLPS; encoded by the coding sequence ATGTCTTGCAATTACCCACTCCGCTTGCGACCGATTCTCCAAGAGTACCTGTGGGGAGGGCGTCGCCTTGGCGAGCTGTTGGGTAAATCGATCGGCGACGGCCCGACCTACGCCGAGAGCTGGGAGGTTGTCGATCACCCGGACGGGCAGAGCGTCGTCGAGAATGGCCCGCTGGAAGGCAAGACGTTAGGAGAAATCTCCAAGGAGTTCCCCGCCGACCTCTACGGACCAATTACGCCGCCCGAGCGGTTCCCGCTGTTATTCAAGTACCTCGACGCCCAGAAGACGCTCTCAGTCCAGGTCCACCCGAATGACGCCCAGGCCGCGAAGCAATCGCCGCCCGACCTCGGCAAGACCGAGGCGTGGCTCGTCATCGCCGCCGAGCCCGGCGGCAAGATCTATTCTGGCCTCAAGCCGGGCGTTGATCGCGAAACCCTCGCCGCTGCGATCGAAGCGGGCGAATGCGATAAGTGCCTCTACTCGTTCGAGCCGCGTCCGGGCGAATGCGTGTTCATCCCCGCCGGCACGGTCCATGCCCTGGGGGCGGGCCTCGTGATCGCCGAGATCCAGCAGGCCAGCAACACGACGTTCCGCCTGTTCGACTGGAACCGCGTCGATAAAGACGGCAAGCCGCGGCCGTTGCACATCGAAGAGTCACTCGCTGTCACGGACTACGAGCGCGGCCCCGTTGGTGCGCAAAAGCCCCAGGCATGCGACCTGCGTTGGGAACGCCTCGTGACGAGCGACAAGTTCCTCTTCAGCCGTCTGCGGACCGGCTCGGACGAGAGCCTCGCACTACCGAACTGCGAGAGCTTCCACATCGTGTCGCTCGTCGAGGGGAGCGGTCGCCTGACGGGCGAGGGCTTCGACGAGCAGCTGGCGCCGGGGCAGACGCTCCTCGTGCCAGCGGCGTGCCCCAAGGCGACCTTCGTCGCCAGCGAGCCTTCAACACTGCTCGACATGCGTTTGCCGTCGTAG
- the tatC gene encoding twin-arginine translocase subunit TatC, whose protein sequence is MLKRLTSADPPEDSKMSFGEHLEELRGALWKAVVAVFLGFLVGLAGGKQFIEYVKAPLEQGLENLERNRKQSAYNAEQGETPDDEHPLVKEGLVPERYSLETGALLEALSGLGIDAEPTANAPPQIDLWMWTKPRDAQLISTGTPDVFSVYVKASLVLGVVLASPAVFYFLWTFVAAGLYPHEKRYVHVFMPLSIGLFFLGAIVAFYVVLKYVITFLLGFNEWMGIEATPRINEWLSFVLVLPVMFGVSFQMPLVMLFLERIGVMTTDYYWKYWRHAVLVIFVLSMVLTPADPQSLLAMAGCLTPLYFIGIALCKWMPKLNQPFAEQLASGSSD, encoded by the coding sequence GTGCTGAAGCGTCTGACGTCTGCCGACCCGCCCGAGGACTCGAAGATGTCCTTTGGCGAGCACCTCGAGGAGCTGCGTGGGGCGCTTTGGAAAGCGGTCGTCGCTGTTTTCCTGGGGTTTCTCGTTGGCCTCGCGGGCGGGAAGCAGTTCATTGAGTACGTGAAGGCGCCGCTCGAACAGGGCCTAGAGAACCTCGAACGCAACCGCAAGCAATCGGCATACAACGCTGAGCAAGGCGAAACGCCGGATGACGAGCACCCTCTGGTTAAGGAAGGCCTCGTCCCGGAGCGGTATTCGCTGGAGACAGGAGCCCTGCTTGAGGCGCTGAGCGGTCTCGGCATTGACGCCGAGCCGACCGCCAACGCGCCACCGCAGATCGACCTGTGGATGTGGACCAAGCCGCGCGACGCGCAATTGATCTCGACCGGCACGCCCGATGTCTTCTCCGTTTACGTGAAAGCGTCACTCGTGTTGGGCGTCGTGCTAGCGAGCCCCGCCGTCTTCTACTTCTTGTGGACGTTTGTCGCCGCGGGACTCTACCCGCACGAAAAACGCTACGTGCATGTCTTCATGCCGCTGAGCATCGGGCTGTTCTTCCTCGGCGCGATTGTGGCGTTCTACGTCGTGCTGAAGTACGTCATCACCTTCCTGCTCGGATTCAACGAGTGGATGGGTATCGAGGCGACGCCGCGGATCAACGAGTGGCTGTCGTTCGTGCTGGTCCTGCCGGTGATGTTTGGCGTGTCGTTCCAGATGCCACTGGTGATGCTCTTCCTCGAGCGGATCGGCGTGATGACGACGGACTACTACTGGAAGTACTGGCGGCACGCGGTGCTGGTAATCTTTGTCCTGTCGATGGTCCTTACTCCGGCCGACCCACAGAGTCTCTTAGCGATGGCTGGTTGCCTGACGCCGCTCTACTTCATCGGCATCGCGCTGTGCAAATGGATGCCCAAGCTGAACCAACCCTTCGCGGAGCAACTCGCCTCGGGAAGTAGCGATTAG